One Lepus europaeus isolate LE1 chromosome 7, mLepTim1.pri, whole genome shotgun sequence DNA segment encodes these proteins:
- the LOC133764234 gene encoding olfactory receptor 9G19-like, with amino-acid sequence MEEKNFTEVKEFILLGFTADLRFQRVLFFIFLIIYVFSLLGNITLISLICVDFWLHTPMYFFIGNLSFLDLWYSSVYAPKILMTCLSDDKSISLAGCLAQFFFSAGLAYSECYLLAAMAYDRYVAISSPLLYAQAMSPRLCASLVAASYLGGFVNSTIITTETFALSFCGSNIIDDFFCDLPPLVKLACDVKESYQAVLYFILASNVITPTILILASYLFIIAAILKIRSTQGRLKALSTCGSHLMAVTLYYGSILFIYSRPSTSYALERDKVVSVFYTVVIPLLNPMIYSLRNKDVKDAWRKMLERAKFS; translated from the coding sequence ATGGAAGAGAAAAATTTCACTGAAGTGAAAGAGTTCATCCTTTTAGGCTTCACAGCAGACTTGAGGTTCCAACGAGTGCTGTTCTTCATCTTCCTCATCATTTATGTCTTCAGCCTCTTAGGGAATATCACCCTGATTTCTTTGATTTGTGTTGACTTCTGGCTCCACACACCCATGTATTTCTTCATCGGAAACTTGTCATTCCTGGATCTCTGGTATTCCTCTGTCTATGCCCCCAAAATCCTGATGACTTGCCTCTCTGACGACAAAAGCATCTCCCTGGCTGGTTGCCTGGCTCAGTTCTTCTTTTCTGCTGGGCTGGCCTACAGTGAGTGCTATCTGTTGGCAGCCATGGCTTATGATCGCTATGTAGCCATCTCCAGCCCTCTGCTTTATGCCCAGGCCATGTCCCCGAGGTTATGCGCCAGTCTTGTTGCAGCTTCATACCTTGGTGGGTTTGTTAACTCAACCATAATCACCACTGAGACATTTGCTCTGAGTTTTTGTGGCAGCAACATCATTGATGACTTCTTCTGTGATCTGCCCCCACTTGTGAAGTTGGCGTGTGATGTGAAAGAGAGCTACCAGGCTGTGCTGTACTTTATCCTGGCCTCCAATGTCATCACTCCTACCATACTTATTCTCGCCTCCTACCTCTTCATCATTGCTGCCATCCTGAAGATCCGCTCCACCCAGGGCCGCCTCAAAGCCTTGTCCACCTGCGGGTCTCACCTGATGGCTGTCACCTTGTATTATGGTTCAATTCTCTTCATTTACTCCCGGCCCAGCACTAGCTATGCGCTGGAACGCGACAAAGTAGTGTCAGTGTTCTACACTGTGGTTATTCCCTTGTTGAACCCCATGATCTATAGCTTAAGAAACAAAGATGTCAAGGATGCCTGGAGAAAAATGCTAGAGAGAGCAAAGTTTTCTTAA
- the LOC133764235 gene encoding olfactory receptor 9G4-like — MENRTFLTEFILVGFSADHRWQLILFGIFLMLYLLTLSGNATLVILIWMDSRLHTPMYFFIGNLAFLDFWYTSVYTPKILATCVSEDKRISLAGCGAQLFFSCAVAYTECYLLAAMAYDRHAAICNPLLYSSIMSTSLCTRLVAGSYVGGLLNAIAHTANTFRLHFCGKNIIDHFFCDAPPLVKMSCTDTRVYEKVMLGLVGFTVLSSILVILISYFNILLAILRIRSASGRWKAFSTCASHIISVMFFYGSLLFMYSRPSSTYSLEKDKVAALFYTVLNPLVNPLIYSVRNKDVKEAFRKATQSIYPQS, encoded by the coding sequence ATGGAAAATCGCACTTTCCTGACTGAATTCATCCTGGTGGGCTTCTCAGCAGACCACCGCTGGCAGCTGATTCTATTTGGAATATTTCTGATGCTGTATTTATTAACTTTGTCAGGCAACGCGACCCTTGTTATCCTAATCTGGATGGATTCCCGCCTGCATACACCTATGTACTTTTTCATTGGCAACCTTGCCTTTTTGGATTTCTGGTACACCTCTGTGTACACCCCCAAAATCCTGGCCACCTGTGTCTCAGAAGACAAACGCATCTCCTTGGCTGGATGTGGGGCCCAGCTATTCTTTTCCTGTGCCGTTGCCTACACTGAGTGCTATCTCCTGGCAGCTATGGCATATGACCGCCATGCGGCCATCTGTAACCCACTGCTTTATTCAAGTATCATGTCCACGTCGCTGTGTACTCGGCTTGTTGCTGGCTCCTATGTAGGGGGATTGCTAAATGCCATAGCCCATACTGCCAACACGTTCCGCCTGCATTTCTGTGGTAAAAACATCATTGACCACTTTTTCTGTGATGCACCACCATTGGTAAAAATGTCCTGTACAGACACCAGGGTCTATGAAAAAGTTATGCTCGGTTTGGTTGGCTTCACAGTTCTCTCCAGCATTCTTGTCATCCTGATTTCCTATTTCAACATCCTGCTGGCTATCCTGAGGATCCGCTCAGCCTCAGGGAGGTGGAAGGCCTTCTCTACTTGTGCATCCCACATCATCTCAGTCATGTTCTTTTATGGGTCTTTGCTCTTCATGTATTCCAGACCTAGCTCCACCTACtctttggagaaagacaaagtggCTGCCCTGTTCTATACGGTGCTCAATCCTCTGGTCAACCCTCTCATCTACAGCGTAAGAAACAAAGATGTCAAAGAGGCCTTTAGGAAAGCAACACAAAGCATATATCCACAATCATGA
- the LOC133764236 gene encoding olfactory receptor 9G19-like, with translation MERGNHTVTEFILLGFTTNPLMKLVLFVVFLGVYSMTLVGNTTLIVLTCNDSRLHTPMYFFIGNLSFLDLWYSSVYTPKILVTCISEDKSISFAGCLSQFFFSAGLAYSECYLLAAMAYDRYVAISNPLLYAQAMTRRLCISLVLVSYTGGFINAIILTSNTFTLDFCDDNVIDDFFCDVPPLIKLACDVKESYQAVLYFLLASNVITPTMLILASYLFIIAAILKIRSTQGRLKAFSTCSSHLISVTLYYGSILYVYSRPSSSYSLERDKMVSTFYTVLFPMLNPMIYSLRNKDVKEALKKLFRLAQSKV, from the coding sequence ATGGAGAGGGGCAATCATACGGTAACTGAGTTCATCCTCCTGGGCTTCACAACAAACCCTTTGATGAAGTTGGTCCTGTTTGTGGTGTTCCTTGGAGTCTACTCTATGACCTTGGTAGGAAATACCACTCTCATAGTGTTAACCTGTAATGACTCCCGGCTACACACACCCATGTATTTTTTCATTGGAAATTTATCTTTCCTGGATCTCTGGTACTCCTCTGTCTACACTCCTAAGATCCTAGTGACATGCATCTCTGAAGACAAAAGCATCTCCTTTGCTGGCTGCCTGTCTCAGTTCTTCTTCTCCGCTGGGTTGGCCTATAGTGAGTGTTACCTGTTGGCTGCCATGGCTtatgaccgctatgtggccatctcCAATCCCCTGCTATATGCTCAGGCCATGACCAGGAGATTATGCATCTCATTGGTTTTAGTTTCCTACACTGGGGGGTTTATCAATGCAATAATATTAACCAGCAACACATTCACATTGGATTTTTGTGATGACAATGTCATTGATGACTTCTTCTGTGATGTCCCACCCCTGATAAAGTTGGCATGTGATGTGAAGGAGAGCTACCAGGCTGTGTTGTACTTTCTCCTGGCCTCCAACGTCATTACGCCTACCATGCTCATCTTGGCCTCCTACTTGTTCATCATTGCTGCCATCCTAAAGATCCGCTCCACCCAAGGCCGCCTCAAGGCCTTCTCCACTTGTTCCTCCCACCTGATCTCTGTGACCTTGTACTATGGCTCCATTCTCTATGTTTACTCCCGcccaagttccagctactccctGGAGAGGGACAAGATGGTTTCCACCTTTTATACTGTGTTGTTCCCCATGTTGAACCCGATGATCTATAGTCTGAGGAATAAGGATGTGAAAGAAGCTCTGAAGAAGCTCTTCAGGTTAGCACAGTCCAAAGTCTGA